Proteins from a genomic interval of Bradyrhizobium sp. CCGB01:
- a CDS encoding autotransporter-associated beta strand repeat-containing protein has product MKEVVKSDDSKLCRSTADHLGITRAVPRARPKIAVLGPVLLSIGGSGRGLDAIRDRVFGAGVYSRELPLERMARDGRIMFSNFTKTDSGTLLLTGNNTYSGETHVDGGTLAIISASNLGSGPSTSTVFIDGATLATLADISLDRRVRPHWFNLRHTSRSGRQARSEFSYRSAKAT; this is encoded by the coding sequence ATGAAAGAGGTCGTCAAATCAGACGACTCCAAATTGTGCCGTTCAACGGCAGACCACTTGGGTATTACCCGTGCGGTCCCGCGTGCCCGTCCCAAAATAGCCGTGCTTGGGCCGGTACTTCTGAGCATCGGTGGCAGCGGGCGCGGCCTTGATGCCATCCGCGATCGCGTCTTCGGCGCTGGCGTTTATTCACGCGAGCTTCCGCTGGAGCGCATGGCGCGAGACGGGCGCATCATGTTCAGCAACTTCACCAAGACCGACTCCGGCACACTGCTGTTGACCGGCAACAACACCTATAGCGGCGAAACGCATGTCGATGGCGGTACCTTGGCCATCATCTCCGCCAGCAATCTCGGTTCGGGACCGTCGACGTCGACGGTTTTCATCGATGGCGCGACGCTGGCGACGCTCGCCGACATCAGCCTCGATCGCAGGGTACGTCCGCACTGGTTCAATCTTCGACATACATCGCGATCCGGGCGGCAGGCCCGCTCAGAATTCAGTTACAGGAGCGCAAAAGCCACCTAG
- a CDS encoding gamma-glutamylcyclotransferase family protein, with translation MFGTLKKGFPLHNRGLSEARLIGAYRTQERFPLVIAGPWFAPMMFNEPGEGHHILGEVYQVDVAQLATLDRIESVGKPGNCRLTIDLEAASSGGRVSAFGYMKSREIAQGIYHSGYLESYHDHRFVPIEAR, from the coding sequence GTGTTTGGTACCTTGAAAAAAGGTTTCCCGCTCCACAATCGAGGGCTGTCGGAAGCACGGCTGATCGGTGCCTATCGAACACAGGAGCGTTTTCCACTTGTCATTGCGGGACCATGGTTCGCCCCGATGATGTTCAACGAGCCCGGAGAAGGGCACCATATTCTCGGCGAGGTCTATCAGGTTGATGTCGCGCAGCTCGCGACGCTTGACCGCATAGAGTCTGTAGGCAAGCCGGGCAATTGCCGTCTGACTATTGATTTGGAAGCGGCTTCGAGTGGTGGGCGGGTTTCAGCATTCGGCTACATGAAATCCCGCGAGATAGCGCAGGGTATCTATCATTCTGGATATCTCGAAAGTTACCATGACCATCGGTTTGTTCCGATTGAGGCCCGATGA
- a CDS encoding inorganic diphosphatase, with amino-acid sequence MVNFLKLPTWADKDLANCVVETPRGSSCKLDWDPELKVFTLAKPLMAGLTYPYDWGFIPSTRAEDGDPVDVLVIHDSRTYPGVVLPCRPVGVLEVLQRSKGKEERNDRVFAVPDRSPLETDLEDIRKLPARAVEELEQFFRATVALEKKELEFLGWHGPDHAIKTIKQHSK; translated from the coding sequence ATGGTGAATTTTCTCAAGCTGCCGACCTGGGCGGACAAAGACCTGGCGAACTGTGTTGTGGAGACGCCGCGCGGCAGCTCCTGTAAGCTGGACTGGGATCCCGAACTGAAAGTCTTCACGCTCGCCAAACCATTGATGGCCGGCCTCACCTACCCGTACGACTGGGGGTTCATCCCTTCCACTAGGGCCGAGGATGGCGATCCGGTCGACGTCCTGGTAATCCACGACTCCCGGACCTATCCCGGTGTCGTGCTGCCCTGCCGTCCGGTCGGCGTGCTCGAGGTGCTGCAGAGAAGCAAGGGCAAGGAAGAGCGCAATGATCGGGTGTTCGCGGTGCCGGACCGCTCGCCGCTCGAAACCGATCTGGAGGACATACGGAAGCTCCCCGCCCGGGCGGTCGAGGAACTCGAACAGTTCTTCCGCGCGACGGTCGCGCTCGAAAAGAAGGAGCTTGAATTCCTGGGTTGGCACGGACCGGACCACGCGATCAAGACGATCAAGCAGCACTCGAAATGA
- a CDS encoding DNA polymerase/3'-5' exonuclease PolX: protein MPSLDSRTVASLLREYAQRTALRGGNPYRAKAYSRAADSLAALAIPLDTLIAEDRLKEIPGVGDAIADIITKLHKTGTHPSLEKLRKEIPAGVIEMLAVPGLRPEKVLRLYKDLGIISLAELEAAAKADRIKKAKGLGAALQTKILQNLAIAKSGEGRLHLHRAAALLARAKDSLRKARPELKRVTVAGDFRRGCELVGDLTIVAEAPDAGKASTGDGLRIHLSDRKHFGAALLFATGSAAHVEQLQALAAEKGMRLETDGLHKSRTLIAGDEADIYRALGLPFIDPELREGRGEVELALKGKLPKLVTDMDLRGILHCHTDASDGTETLEMMAKATRERGFEYFGVADHSKSAHYAGGLSVDEIAQQHREADRLNKRFGKDFRILKGIESDILADGSLDYGDDVLEHFDFVVASIHGRFKLDRKAQTQRLLRAIADPHITIIGHMTGRQLQRRPGYEIDVEKVLRACAKHDVAVEINAHPWRLDLDWRWHQAALDFGCMMSINPDAHSIPELDHMHWGVEMARKGGVPSDRVLNAMTLPEITRYLRQKRRSVARAA, encoded by the coding sequence TTGCCGTCGCTCGACTCTCGCACCGTTGCAAGTCTCCTGCGAGAATATGCGCAACGCACCGCCCTGCGCGGTGGCAATCCCTACCGGGCGAAAGCCTATTCTCGGGCTGCCGATAGCCTGGCGGCCCTCGCCATCCCTCTCGATACGCTCATCGCCGAAGACCGGCTCAAAGAGATTCCTGGCGTCGGCGACGCAATAGCTGACATCATCACCAAGCTTCACAAGACGGGCACTCATCCGAGCCTCGAGAAACTGCGGAAGGAGATTCCTGCGGGTGTGATCGAGATGCTTGCTGTGCCCGGTCTCCGTCCGGAGAAAGTGCTGCGTCTCTACAAGGATCTCGGCATCATCTCCCTCGCCGAATTGGAGGCTGCGGCCAAGGCCGACCGCATCAAGAAGGCGAAGGGGCTGGGCGCCGCTCTCCAGACCAAGATCCTGCAGAACCTGGCCATAGCGAAAAGCGGAGAAGGCCGCCTCCATCTGCACCGTGCCGCCGCCCTGCTCGCGCGCGCCAAGGACTCGCTCCGTAAGGCCCGGCCAGAGCTGAAGCGCGTCACAGTCGCAGGCGACTTCCGCCGAGGCTGCGAACTTGTCGGTGATCTGACGATCGTTGCGGAAGCTCCCGATGCCGGCAAGGCCTCGACGGGAGACGGACTGCGGATCCACCTATCCGATCGTAAACATTTCGGCGCCGCCCTCCTCTTCGCCACCGGCTCCGCAGCTCATGTCGAGCAACTTCAAGCTTTGGCCGCGGAGAAGGGAATGCGGCTGGAGACCGATGGCTTGCACAAAAGCCGCACGCTGATTGCGGGCGACGAGGCCGACATCTACCGCGCCCTCGGCCTGCCTTTTATCGACCCCGAACTCCGTGAGGGGCGTGGCGAGGTCGAACTAGCTCTAAAAGGCAAGTTGCCGAAACTCGTCACCGACATGGACCTGCGCGGGATCCTTCACTGCCACACGGACGCCTCCGACGGCACCGAGACACTGGAGATGATGGCGAAGGCGACCCGCGAACGCGGGTTCGAGTATTTCGGGGTCGCTGACCATTCCAAATCGGCGCACTATGCCGGTGGTCTGTCGGTGGACGAGATCGCGCAGCAGCACCGGGAAGCCGACCGGCTCAACAAGCGCTTCGGCAAGGATTTCCGGATCCTCAAGGGCATCGAGTCCGACATCCTGGCCGACGGCTCGCTGGACTATGGGGACGATGTGCTGGAGCACTTCGACTTCGTGGTCGCGAGCATCCATGGCCGTTTCAAACTGGACCGCAAGGCGCAGACGCAACGCCTCCTCCGGGCCATCGCTGATCCTCATATCACCATCATTGGCCACATGACCGGTAGACAGCTCCAGCGGCGGCCAGGTTACGAAATTGACGTCGAAAAGGTGCTGCGGGCCTGCGCCAAGCACGACGTCGCCGTCGAGATCAACGCCCATCCGTGGCGTCTCGACCTCGATTGGCGCTGGCACCAGGCAGCCCTTGATTTCGGCTGCATGATGAGCATCAACCCGGATGCCCATTCGATCCCCGAGCTCGATCACATGCACTGGGGCGTCGAGATGGCGCGTAAGGGCGGCGTGCCATCTGATCGGGTCCTGAACGCGATGACGTTGCCGGAGATCACGCGATATCTTCGCCAGAAGCGGCGCTCCGTCGCCCGGGCGGCCTGA
- a CDS encoding Hsp20 family protein yields MRTTFDFAPLWRSTIGFDHLAGLVDTAPRQATDDNYPPYNIERSGEDNYRITLAVAGFGANDITVVAEQNALTIEGKKPETAAGEYLYQGIAARPFRRIFNLADYVQVKEASFRDGLLIIDLVREVSEAMKPRRIQIGNGGSNSSTQIEQKAA; encoded by the coding sequence ATGAGGACCACCTTCGACTTCGCGCCCCTGTGGCGCTCCACCATCGGCTTCGACCACCTGGCCGGCCTCGTCGACACTGCGCCCCGCCAGGCGACCGATGACAACTATCCACCCTACAACATCGAGCGTTCCGGCGAGGACAACTATCGGATTACGCTGGCGGTGGCCGGCTTCGGCGCCAACGACATCACGGTCGTGGCCGAGCAGAATGCATTGACCATCGAAGGCAAGAAGCCCGAGACGGCGGCCGGCGAGTATCTGTATCAGGGCATCGCCGCGCGCCCGTTCCGGCGCATCTTCAATCTCGCCGACTACGTCCAGGTCAAGGAGGCCTCCTTCCGCGATGGTCTTCTGATCATCGACCTCGTCCGCGAGGTGTCGGAAGCCATGAAGCCGCGCCGGATCCAGATCGGAAACGGCGGCAGCAATTCCTCAACGCAGATCGAGCAGAAGGCCGCCTGA
- a CDS encoding transcriptional regulator GcvA: protein MRPRLPPLNALKAFEAAARHESFTRAAEELCVTQGAVSHQVKALETELALKLFNRERQRLIITEAGRDYLAVVRDALDRIAIGTERLLQRQNAGVLTVSTSPDFAAKWLVHRLGHFAETQSGIDLRVSATMHHVDFAREEVDLAVRHGDGNWPGLDAVRLCSERLFAVCSPKLLVGRRRINGAADILKFPLIHLDSRSDWANWLRGVGIDDADVTHGPVLNRASMVIDAAINGQGIALARTTLSAWDLINGRLALAFPESLPLSKSYWIVCPKATTSLPKIGTFREWLLTEASNDLRRLKSVAGASKMKRR from the coding sequence ATGCGCCCACGCCTGCCACCGCTCAATGCCCTGAAGGCCTTCGAAGCCGCCGCGCGGCACGAGAGTTTTACGCGCGCGGCTGAAGAGCTTTGTGTCACCCAAGGCGCGGTAAGCCATCAGGTGAAAGCGCTGGAGACGGAGCTTGCGTTAAAATTGTTCAACCGTGAGCGGCAGCGTCTGATCATCACCGAGGCCGGTCGCGACTATCTTGCAGTCGTGCGCGACGCGCTCGATCGCATCGCCATCGGCACCGAGCGGTTGTTGCAGCGGCAGAATGCCGGCGTACTCACGGTCTCGACCTCACCAGACTTCGCCGCCAAGTGGCTGGTGCATCGGCTCGGCCATTTCGCGGAGACGCAATCGGGCATCGACCTCCGCGTCTCGGCCACGATGCATCACGTCGATTTTGCCCGCGAGGAGGTCGATCTTGCTGTACGTCACGGTGACGGCAATTGGCCGGGTCTGGATGCCGTTAGGCTCTGCTCGGAGCGGCTCTTTGCCGTGTGCAGTCCAAAGTTGCTGGTGGGGCGCCGCCGCATCAACGGGGCAGCCGACATTCTGAAGTTTCCTCTGATCCACCTGGACAGCCGGTCAGACTGGGCGAATTGGCTGCGGGGCGTCGGCATCGATGACGCCGACGTCACGCACGGCCCGGTCCTCAATCGTGCGAGCATGGTCATCGATGCGGCGATCAATGGGCAGGGTATAGCTCTTGCTCGCACGACCCTGTCGGCTTGGGATCTGATCAACGGTCGGCTGGCGCTGGCTTTTCCGGAGTCGTTGCCACTGTCGAAGAGTTATTGGATCGTTTGCCCCAAGGCGACCACGTCGCTGCCAAAGATTGGCACCTTTCGCGAGTGGCTGCTCACGGAGGCGTCGAACGATCTACGCCGGCTCAAATCGGTTGCTGGGGCTTCGAAGATGAAGCGACGGTAA
- a CDS encoding DUF1127 domain-containing protein: protein MALREIADDPHLLRDLGLTREQALREASKPFWC from the coding sequence ATGGCGCTGCGCGAGATTGCCGACGACCCGCATCTGCTTCGCGATCTCGGCCTGACGCGAGAGCAAGCGCTGCGCGAGGCCTCCAAGCCGTTCTGGTGCTGA
- a CDS encoding glutathione S-transferase family protein, which produces MSDPIVYGFPRSTFVNIVRLILTHKDVAYHFQDLEPVMGKPDHLALHPFNRVPILRHGDLTIYETSAIVAYVDEAFGGVLLTPKDIKARARMNQWISAINNYYYPYMIYHVTHERLVFPELGIASDEKVVAHALPKVETGLTVAERQLAHGKDFLLGDELSIADFYLLPSTFAFSLTAEGQSMYPKFPAFCRWRERMDNLPATQKVRASVQRLPIEHAREWATSHRPKY; this is translated from the coding sequence ATGTCCGATCCGATCGTCTACGGCTTTCCACGCAGCACTTTTGTCAACATCGTCCGCCTAATCCTGACGCACAAGGACGTGGCCTACCACTTCCAAGACCTCGAACCGGTCATGGGAAAGCCCGATCACCTGGCGCTCCACCCGTTCAACCGCGTCCCGATCCTCAGGCACGGTGATCTCACCATCTATGAAACGAGCGCAATCGTTGCCTATGTCGACGAGGCCTTCGGCGGGGTGTTGCTGACACCGAAAGACATCAAGGCGCGGGCGCGGATGAACCAGTGGATCAGCGCGATCAACAACTACTACTACCCCTACATGATCTACCACGTGACGCATGAGCGTCTGGTTTTCCCGGAACTCGGCATTGCGTCCGACGAGAAGGTCGTGGCGCACGCGTTGCCCAAGGTTGAGACGGGCCTTACAGTCGCTGAACGCCAGCTTGCGCATGGCAAGGACTTCCTACTCGGCGACGAACTCTCGATTGCGGATTTCTATCTGCTTCCGAGCACGTTCGCCTTCAGCCTGACCGCGGAAGGGCAGTCGATGTATCCGAAGTTCCCGGCATTCTGCCGCTGGCGGGAGCGCATGGACAATTTGCCAGCGACGCAAAAGGTGCGCGCGTCGGTGCAGCGCTTGCCGATCGAACACGCACGCGAATGGGCCACTTCGCACCGGCCGAAATACTGA
- a CDS encoding Cj0069 family protein — protein MDTERQPSPRRTVAILSRGDAVARRDATSKDGRFVDVFEALAAVGVEGHPAIYDESFADAVREQLLAVDGVLVWVNPLQDGRNRADLDALLRDVAAQGVWVSAHPDVILKIGTKEVFYRTRSMGWGSDTALYQTAAAMRAELPARLAAGPRVIKRNRGNGGQGVWKVEKLPTSSMIKVLDATKDTPEDLTLDDFVRRCAEYFENGSVIDQAFQHRLTEGVVRCYMAGDRCAGFGHHKVKALVDSPTARSEAGSRVYTSNADPRFQRLRRLMEDEWTPQLTSLLDIARGDLPALWDADFMLGPVQADGSDSYVLGEINVSSVHPYPDEAPAEIARRVADRLQLKL, from the coding sequence ATGGATACCGAACGACAACCCTCTCCTCGACGTACCGTCGCCATCCTCTCGCGAGGAGATGCCGTCGCACGCCGAGATGCCACCTCGAAAGACGGCCGCTTCGTCGACGTATTCGAAGCGCTCGCCGCCGTCGGCGTGGAAGGGCACCCCGCGATCTACGACGAAAGCTTCGCCGACGCCGTCCGCGAACAACTGCTCGCAGTAGACGGCGTGCTCGTTTGGGTTAACCCGCTTCAAGACGGTCGAAACCGCGCCGATCTCGACGCTCTGCTGCGCGACGTCGCCGCGCAGGGCGTGTGGGTGAGCGCTCATCCGGACGTCATCCTCAAGATCGGCACAAAGGAGGTCTTCTATCGCACCCGCTCGATGGGCTGGGGAAGCGACACGGCGCTATATCAGACCGCTGCGGCCATGCGCGCCGAGTTGCCGGCGAGGCTCGCCGCCGGCCCGCGGGTGATCAAACGCAACCGGGGCAACGGCGGCCAGGGCGTCTGGAAGGTCGAGAAGCTGCCGACCTCCTCCATGATAAAGGTGCTGGATGCAACCAAGGATACGCCCGAGGACCTGACGCTGGATGATTTTGTCCGTCGCTGCGCGGAGTATTTCGAGAACGGGAGCGTGATCGACCAGGCGTTCCAACATCGCCTGACCGAGGGCGTAGTGCGCTGCTACATGGCAGGCGATCGTTGCGCCGGTTTCGGCCATCACAAGGTCAAAGCCCTGGTCGACTCGCCGACCGCACGTTCCGAAGCCGGGTCGCGGGTCTACACGTCGAACGCAGATCCCCGCTTCCAGCGGCTGCGTCGGTTGATGGAGGACGAGTGGACGCCGCAGTTAACCTCGCTGCTGGACATCGCGCGAGGCGACCTGCCCGCGCTCTGGGATGCCGACTTCATGCTCGGCCCCGTCCAGGCCGATGGGAGCGACAGCTACGTGCTCGGCGAGATCAATGTCAGCTCGGTGCATCCCTACCCTGACGAGGCGCCGGCGGAGATCGCTCGGCGGGTTGCCGATCGGCTGCAGCTTAAGCTCTGA
- a CDS encoding ATP-binding cassette domain-containing protein, whose amino-acid sequence MLTVSGLRRLHISVSFDLPDGECVALQGPSGIGKTLLLRSIADLDPNEGTVKLDGTPREAMPAPAWRKQVTYLAAEPGWWSDTVQEHFTAWDDALALVKRLGLPDDCGPWSIQRLSTGERQRLGLVRALMLRSRVLLLDEPTSALDSASAAAVESLIAERISNGTSVIWSTHDDAQARRVGSRIFAMGPDGGIEDNQP is encoded by the coding sequence ATGCTGACGGTCAGCGGGCTCAGGCGCCTTCACATCTCAGTGTCATTCGACCTGCCGGACGGCGAATGCGTCGCCCTGCAGGGGCCTTCCGGAATCGGAAAGACCTTGCTGCTCCGCTCCATCGCGGATCTCGATCCCAACGAAGGAACGGTCAAGCTGGACGGAACGCCCAGGGAGGCGATGCCCGCCCCCGCCTGGCGAAAACAAGTGACCTATCTCGCAGCCGAGCCTGGCTGGTGGTCCGACACCGTGCAGGAACACTTTACGGCCTGGGATGATGCCCTGGCGCTGGTCAAACGTTTGGGACTGCCGGACGACTGCGGACCTTGGTCGATCCAAAGACTTTCGACCGGCGAGCGACAGCGATTGGGGCTAGTGCGGGCGCTCATGCTGCGATCGCGGGTGCTTCTGCTGGACGAGCCAACCTCGGCGCTCGACTCTGCATCCGCTGCGGCCGTGGAATCCTTGATCGCCGAACGCATTTCGAATGGAACCAGCGTCATCTGGAGCACCCACGATGACGCTCAAGCCCGCCGCGTCGGGTCAAGGATATTTGCGATGGGCCCCGATGGTGGCATCGAGGATAATCAGCCGTGA
- the fetB gene encoding ABC transporter permease → MTYIQLSYGDLALPALIVVMDGVLSLVLRLKLEKQLAIATVRMVVQLVLVGYVLTFLFAAVSPLWTALAAFIMVLFASREIVARQKRRLLSIWSYGLGGGCTLLAAGTVTMFALLAEIRPDPWYHPRYALPLLGMILGNTMTGISLGLDVLTNSLVRERAAIEACLALGGTRHQALLPIIRDALRSGFMPIMNSMAAIGLVSLPGMMTGQILAGVEPVDAVKYQLLIMFLIAGGTGLGTLAAVLGGARLLTDHRHRLRLDRISTDGSG, encoded by the coding sequence GTGACCTACATCCAGCTTTCGTACGGCGATCTGGCCCTCCCCGCTCTCATTGTCGTGATGGACGGCGTTCTCTCGCTTGTTCTCCGCCTCAAGCTTGAAAAACAACTGGCCATCGCGACAGTGCGGATGGTGGTTCAGCTCGTCCTTGTTGGATACGTGCTGACGTTCTTGTTTGCCGCGGTATCGCCGCTTTGGACCGCGCTCGCCGCTTTCATCATGGTTCTCTTCGCCTCGCGGGAGATCGTCGCGCGGCAGAAGCGGCGCCTGCTTAGCATTTGGAGCTACGGCTTGGGCGGCGGATGCACGCTGCTCGCCGCCGGTACCGTTACCATGTTCGCGCTCTTAGCGGAGATACGCCCGGATCCCTGGTATCATCCGCGCTATGCGCTGCCCTTGCTGGGCATGATCCTGGGCAACACCATGACCGGCATAAGCTTGGGCTTGGACGTGCTGACGAACAGCCTGGTGCGCGAACGAGCCGCCATAGAAGCTTGTCTTGCGCTCGGCGGCACCCGCCACCAAGCCCTGCTGCCAATCATACGGGACGCGTTGAGAAGCGGCTTCATGCCGATCATGAACAGCATGGCGGCGATCGGCCTTGTTTCCCTGCCGGGAATGATGACCGGCCAGATTCTCGCGGGCGTCGAGCCGGTCGATGCAGTAAAATATCAACTGCTGATCATGTTTCTGATTGCCGGCGGGACCGGGCTGGGAACGCTGGCCGCCGTCCTGGGCGGGGCACGCCTACTGACCGATCATCGGCATCGGCTACGACTCGATCGAATATCTACCGATGGGTCAGGTTGA
- a CDS encoding BA14K family protein, with protein MKKQWPDNPAVVYMRHTIKTAPNVVILEASHARRGFPISGIARTLVTAALIGFCLNADVVAYVARYAAQQELSKFITIVPPVMAQQTPLSKDDEAAQLKQAVDSATAQLRQSLQQEHARAEALEKELVKAWRYVGKLLSMPNGEAHQFSQAVDSATAVLWQSLQQERDRAEALATELADARRSMEQKPAVVEERPGVSLPAWANSYAAFVNPAQTAGQPDVGTENSKSAIKPGEPARVEHKPRGGYGCQHFQTYDPASGTYIGYDGRRRSCP; from the coding sequence GTGAAGAAGCAATGGCCTGATAACCCGGCGGTGGTCTACATGCGCCATACGATTAAGACCGCACCAAACGTCGTCATCCTCGAGGCGTCACACGCGCGGCGGGGATTTCCAATTTCCGGGATCGCCCGAACCCTCGTCACGGCGGCACTCATCGGGTTCTGTCTCAATGCCGACGTCGTCGCCTATGTGGCGCGCTACGCCGCTCAGCAGGAGTTATCTAAGTTCATCACGATCGTCCCGCCGGTCATGGCGCAACAGACGCCATTGTCGAAGGACGACGAGGCGGCGCAGCTCAAGCAGGCGGTCGACAGCGCGACAGCGCAACTGCGGCAGTCTCTGCAGCAAGAGCACGCGAGGGCTGAGGCGCTCGAAAAAGAACTTGTGAAGGCATGGCGGTACGTCGGGAAACTGCTGTCGATGCCCAACGGCGAGGCGCACCAGTTCAGCCAAGCGGTCGACAGCGCGACGGCGGTACTGTGGCAGTCTCTGCAGCAGGAGCGCGACAGGGCCGAAGCGCTTGCAACCGAACTGGCGGACGCGCGGCGCTCCATGGAACAGAAACCTGCCGTTGTGGAAGAGAGGCCCGGTGTCTCCTTGCCCGCCTGGGCAAACAGCTACGCCGCCTTCGTGAACCCCGCCCAGACCGCAGGTCAACCGGACGTGGGCACGGAGAACAGCAAATCGGCAATTAAACCAGGCGAACCAGCTCGCGTTGAACACAAACCGCGCGGGGGCTACGGCTGCCAGCACTTTCAGACCTACGATCCGGCATCCGGAACTTACATCGGCTATGACGGACGGCGGCGTTCCTGCCCATAA